The Rhodobium gokarnense genomic interval CGCTACGTCCTCAACGGCTCCAAGATGTGGATCACCAACGGCCCCGTCGCCGACACGCTGGTGGTCTATGCCAAGACCGACCCTGAGGCCGGCCCGCGCGGCATCACCGCCTTCCTGGTCGAAAAGGATTTTGCCGGCTTCTCCACGGCCCAGAAGCTGGACAAGCTCGGCATGCGCGGCTCCGACACGTGCGAGCTGGTTTTCGAGGATTGCGAGGTGCCGGAGGAGAACGTTCTCGGCACCGTCAATCGCGGGGTTGCCGTGCTGATGTCCGGGCTCGACTACGAGCGGGCCGTGCTGGCCGCGGGGCCCCTCGGCATCATGCAGGCGGCGCTCGATGTCGTCGTGCCGTACCTGCACGAACGCAAGCAGTTCGGGCAGCCGATCGGCACCTTCCAGCTCATGCAGGGAAAGCTCGCCGACATGTATGTGACGGCGAATGCCTGCCGGGCCTATGTCTATGCGGTGGCAAGGGCCTGCGACCGGGGAAAGACGACCCGCGAGGACGCGGCCGGTGCGATCCTCTATGCCGCGGAAAAGGCGACGCAGATCGCGCTCGATGCCATCCAGTGCCTCGGCGGCAACGGCTACATCAACGACTACGCGACCGGCCGCCTCCTGCGCGACGCCAAGCTCTACGAGATCGGCGCCGGCACCTCGGAGATCCGCCGCATGCTGATCGGGCGGGAGCTGTTCGAGCGGACGAGGTGACCGCTGCACCAGCGGGGCCGTTTTCGCTTTTCGGCCGGGGAAGGGAGTGCCAGAATGTCGCAATGCCCCGGCGCCGGCGTCGGCGAGTGGGGACAGAAATCGCCGAGGGGAGGAAACCGTGCCGACTGTTTTCGGCCGGAGGGTCGCAATCATCTGCTTCGCGCTGGCGCTTGTCCTTTGTCTCGCGCCGCGACCGGCCGGAGCGACGGCGGACGGGCCGGACTTTTTCCGCGTCATCGGCGTCGTTGCCGGCGACGTCCTGTGGATCCGCTCCGGGCCGTCGGCGCGCTACGAGAAGGTCGGGTCCATTCCCTATGACGCCAGCGATGTGGGCAATCTCGGCTGCCGGGATTTCGGCGACCGCTACTGGTGTCAGGTTGAATATCGCGGCGTCGTCGGCTGGTCGAACGGGCGCTTTCTCGCCGAGTGACGGATCGTCAGAGGCTTTTTCCGGGAGATGACATGAAGACTGCCCTCAGAGCGGGCCTTGGAGCCCTTTTCCTGTTCTTTGCCGCCAATGTGGCGGTCGCCGCGTCGGACGATCCGGCCGAACCGTCCCCCGAAGATCATCAGGCGGTCCAGGAGTGCCTGGAAGCCTCGCGCGGCGCCGAGACGCTGAAGATCGCCGCCGACTGCATCGGCGTCGTCGCCAATCCGTGCCTCGACGTGCCCGACAACCAGACCACCTACGGCATGGCCTCCTGCCTGCAGCGCGAGGAGCGGATCTGGGATTCGCTGCTGAACGACTGGTACGGCAGCGCGCGCCAATATCTTTCCGCCGAGCTCAAGCGCCAGTTTCGCGACGTCCAGCGCGCCTGGATCGCCTGGCGCGACGCCAAATGCGGTTTCGAGCACGCCAAATATGAGGGCGGCACGCTCGGAACGGTCACCGGCGCGAGCTGCATGCTGGAGACGACGGGCGCCCGGGCGCTGGAGCTGCGCTCCCTCGTGGTGGAGTACGAATCCCGGTGAGCGATTTTTCCTTCCGGCCGCTGACGCCGGACAAGTTCGATGACCTCGTTGATCTTTTCGGGCCGGAGCGCGGCGCTTCCGGCGGCTGCTGGTGCATGTGGTGGCGGGTGCCGACGAAAACCTTCAACGAGATGGCACGCGAGGAGCGCCGGGCGGCGTTCGAGGCGGCGGTGGGCGAGGGGCCGACGGGCGTCCTTGCCTATGATGGCGATACGGCGATCGGCTGGTGCGCGGTTGGACCGCGTTCATCCTTGCCGAAACTCAATCGCTCGCGCGTTGCGGCGACGCTGGACGACCCAGACGGCGTCTGGATGATCAACTGCTTCTTTGTCCGCAAGGCCTATCGCGGCGACGGCCTGATGGGTCGGCTGATCGCGGCGGCTGTCGACTATGCGCGGGGCGAGGGCGCCCGGGCGCTGGAAGCCTGTCCCGTCGACCCGCAGCGCGAGCTGCAGTGGGGCGAGGGGTTCATCGGTATCGCATCCCAGTTCGCCGCTGCCGGTTTTGCCGAGGTCGCCCGGCGCTCGCCGACGCGGCCGCTGATGCGGCTGGATTTCTGAGCCGCGTACACCATGTTGGTGTTCTGCCGCGGGTGTACCGGCTTCGCCATTTGCGAGCCGGCCCGCATTGCCCTAAACAAACGGATTGAAAGCGGCTGACCGCTCAAGATTCGGTTCCTGCAACAGCGAGATTTTCATGATCGACCGTCCGAATTCCCGTCCCTTCCATCTCGACGACGAAGATGAGGACGAGGAGGAAAAGACCAAGACGCCGCAATCCCTGCAGGTCGACAAGCACCTGTTCGAGGCCCGCACCGTGCTGATCACCGGCCAGATCACCCAGGAACTGGCGCGCGACGTCTCGACCCGGCTGATGGCGCTGGCCCATGTCAACAGCGACCCGATCACCGTCGTCGTCTCTTCGCCCGGCGGCCATGTGGAGTCGGGCGACATGATCCACGACACCATCCGCTTCATCGCGCCGAAGGTGCGCATGCTCGGCATGGGCTGGGTGGCGAGCGCCGGCGCGCTGATCTTTGTCGCCGCCGACAAGGAAAACCGCTTCTGCACGCCGAACACGCGGTTCCTCCTGCATCAACCGTCCGGCGGCGCCGGCGGCCCGGCGACGGACATCGAGATCCAGGCCCGCGAAATCCTGAAGATGCGCGACCGGCTCAACAAGATCTTCTCCGATGCCACCGGCCAGCCGGTCGAGCGGATCGAGAAGGACACCGACCGCGACTACTGGATGAGCCCGGAAGAGGCGATCGAATACGGCCTCGTCTCCAAGGTGGTGAACTCGCAGTCCGAGCTCGACTGAGGCCGGCCGCGCTAAAGGGGAGAACGCCCGTGCGCCATCTCGCCGTTGCCGCAGCCCTCGGGCTTTGTGCCGCGATGTGGGCGGCGCCCGCGGGCGCGGTCTCGCCGAGCCCCTACGACATGACCTACAGGGTCCGCAGCGACACGCCGGTGCGCTCCGGCATGTCGTCGGGCGCTTCCGTCAAGGGGACGCTCAAGGCCGGCACGAAGGGTATCGTCCTTCGCTGGTGCCGGCCGGAGATTCCCTTCGCCGAATGGCAGTTCGGCTCGCGCTCGGTGAAGCGTAAGCTGCTCGATGAGCGCTGGTGCGAGATCCAGTCGGGAACGCTGATCGGCAATGTGGACGGCAAGGCGCTCCGTCCCGACTGATTTTTTATTGCACTAATAACGGCCTCCAGGCGTTTCTTAATCTGAGATATGAACTCCGGGGCCGGGAAGCGAGGTCCTCGTGGTTCCGACTGTAGATGCCAACGGACTTGCCATTCCTGCAATCGGGCTCGGCACCTGGCGGCTGTCCGGGGCGGACGGCCAGCGGGCGGTGGAGACCGCGCTTGAGGTCGGCTACCGGCACATCGACACGGCCGAAATCTATGGCAACGAGCGCGAAGTGGGCGCGGCGATCGCCGCGTCCGGCATTGCCCGCGACGAGCTTTTCGTGACCACCAAGGCCTGGCACGACCATATCGGTGCCGGCGATATGCAGCGTGCGGCGGAGGAGAGCCTCGAACGCCTGGGCCTCGCCCATGCCGATCTCTATCTCATTCACTGGCCGAACCCGGATATCCCGCTCGGCCAATCGCTGGAGGCGCTTGCTGACGTCAAGGCGCGCGGCCTTGCCCGCGCCGTCGGCGTCTCCAACTTTCCGGCGCTGCTGCTGGAAGAGGCGATCCGGCTGTCGCCCGCGCCGATCGCCCTCAACCAGGTCGAGATGCACCCCTATCTCTCCCAGAGCGCGGTGATGGACGTCGCGCGGCGGAACGGCCTTGCCGTCACCGCCTATTGCCCGATCGCACGCAACACGGTCGCCGAGGATCCGGTGGTCGTCGCCATTGCCGAGGCCCACGGCAGGACGCCGGCCCAGGTGGCGCTGCGCTGGCTCATCCAGAAGGGCAATGTGATCGCCATCCCGAAAAGTTCGCACCGGGAGCGGCTTGTGGAGAACCTCAACGTTGTCGATTTCACGCTGACGGCCGACGAGGTCACCGCGATCGACGGCCTATCCCGCGACGACGGGCGCATCGTCGATCCCGATTTCGCGCCGAGCTGGGATGATTGAGTCGGGTTTGACTTACTGACACCAACACAGATCCGGCTTTGCAAGGGACCAGAGGACCGGGATACCCGCGACGCGCGTTTCGGAAATTCCATCGGCCGCGTCACCCTCTCCCCGTCACCCCGGGCGGAGCGCAAGCGGAGACCCGGGGCCCATTGCCCGCCTCAACGTTGTAGCCCGCATCGGGGCTTTGACACTGCCTATCGCCGCGCCGCGTCCTTGTTGCACCAACAAACGGCATACCGTGTTGATGCGGGCATTGGGCCCCGGCTCGGGGGCCGGGGAGACGACAGTGTGTTTGGCAAGCGGGAGTGTGCTTTCCTCAACGACGACTGCTGTTTCACTAGGTCATCGCGAGGAGCCGCAGGCGACGCGGCGATCCACAGCTACAGTTTCTGAGCCTGTAGCCTCTGGATCGCCGCGTCGGCGTTTCGGCCTCCTCGCGATGACGCTTTTGTTTGTCAACACGCTCCGGGGCGCCTATCGCGTTCCGCGCGTCCATGTCGCCCGCGCATCCAGCCAGGCGCCGAGGCGGGCTTCCGGGTCATCGGCTCCGAGGACGTCGGTGGAGGCGCAGAGAATGTCGGCGCCGGCGGCGAAGACGGCGGGCGCGCGCTGCAGGGTGATGCCGCCGATGGCGACCAGCGGCACGTCGAGGCGGCGTTGCCAGTCGGTGACCTTTTCAAGGCCCTGGGGTGCCCAATCGAGCTCTTTCAGGGTCGTCGGAAAGACGGGGCCGAGGGCGATGTAGTCCGGCCGGGCGGCAAGGGCTGTCTCCAGCTCGGCGTCGTCATGGGTGGAGACGCCGAAGCGGATGCCGGCGGCGCGGATCGCGGCAAGGTCCGCCGTTTCCAGGTCCTCCTGGCCGAGATGCAGCCAGTCGGCCTTCAGATCGATCGCCAGCTCCCAATAGTCGTTGACGACGAGGGTCGCGTCGGCCGCCCGGCATTTTGCGATGGCCGAGGAGAACTCGCGCCTGAGGGTGGCTTCGTCCGCGTCCTTGATGCGGAGCTGGACGAGGGAGAGGCCGAGCGGCAGGAAGCGGTCGAGCCAGTCGGCGCTGTCGACGATGAGATAGAAACGGTCGAGCAAAAGGGTCTCCTCAGGGCGTTGCGGCGGTCGTCGATGCCTTCGGGGGCGACGCCTGCCGTGCCCCGCGCTGGCCGAAGAAGAGGCCGGTGACGACCAGCGCCAGCGCGACGAAGAGGCTGAGCGAGACCGGTTCGTCAAGCACCAGGGCGCCGAGGCTGACGCCGAAGATCGGGATCAGGTTGAGGCCGAGGGCGAAGTAGCTCTGTCCGATGGTGCGGATCAGGTGATAGCGCAGGATATAGCCGAGCGCGGTCGGAAAGACGCCGAGATAGACCAGTGCGACGATAGCCTCGGCCGAAAGGCCCTGCCAGTCGGGCTGGCCGGTGGCGAGCGCGTACGGGACGAGCAAGGCGGCGGAAAGCCCGAGGATGAGGCCGGAAAACCGCGTCGGCGGGATGCCCTGCACGCGGCGCACGAAGACGCCGACGACGGAATAGCAGAGGCTGGCGCCGAGGACCGCGGCATGGGCGAGGAGATGGTCGCCGAGGCCGCCGACGGCGCTCGGCCCGATGACGGTGAGGACGCCGGCAAAGCCGCACATGACCGCCAGCACCTTGAAGAGGTTCATGCGATCGTCCTCGGTGGCCAGGTGGCTGAGGAGCATCGCAAAGAACGGCCCCATGCCCATCAGGAGCGCCGTCA includes:
- a CDS encoding thiamine phosphate synthase produces the protein MLDRFYLIVDSADWLDRFLPLGLSLVQLRIKDADEATLRREFSSAIAKCRAADATLVVNDYWELAIDLKADWLHLGQEDLETADLAAIRAAGIRFGVSTHDDAELETALAARPDYIALGPVFPTTLKELDWAPQGLEKVTDWQRRLDVPLVAIGGITLQRAPAVFAAGADILCASTDVLGADDPEARLGAWLDARATWTRGTR
- a CDS encoding lysozyme inhibitor LprI family protein encodes the protein MKTALRAGLGALFLFFAANVAVAASDDPAEPSPEDHQAVQECLEASRGAETLKIAADCIGVVANPCLDVPDNQTTYGMASCLQREERIWDSLLNDWYGSARQYLSAELKRQFRDVQRAWIAWRDAKCGFEHAKYEGGTLGTVTGASCMLETTGARALELRSLVVEYESR
- a CDS encoding DMT family transporter is translated as MIRKPTPVDIFLLILVSLIWASTFLAIKVCVDEIGPTWLVAIRVLVGFLAILPWIAWRGLVLPKGGGQWALTLSVALLSIIVPFFLIAWAELTIDSGVTALLMGMGPFFAMLLSHLATEDDRMNLFKVLAVMCGFAGVLTVIGPSAVGGLGDHLLAHAAVLGASLCYSVVGVFVRRVQGIPPTRFSGLILGLSAALLVPYALATGQPDWQGLSAEAIVALVYLGVFPTALGYILRYHLIRTIGQSYFALGLNLIPIFGVSLGALVLDEPVSLSLFVALALVVTGLFFGQRGARQASPPKASTTAATP
- a CDS encoding SH3 domain-containing protein, giving the protein MPTVFGRRVAIICFALALVLCLAPRPAGATADGPDFFRVIGVVAGDVLWIRSGPSARYEKVGSIPYDASDVGNLGCRDFGDRYWCQVEYRGVVGWSNGRFLAE
- a CDS encoding aldo/keto reductase yields the protein MVPTVDANGLAIPAIGLGTWRLSGADGQRAVETALEVGYRHIDTAEIYGNEREVGAAIAASGIARDELFVTTKAWHDHIGAGDMQRAAEESLERLGLAHADLYLIHWPNPDIPLGQSLEALADVKARGLARAVGVSNFPALLLEEAIRLSPAPIALNQVEMHPYLSQSAVMDVARRNGLAVTAYCPIARNTVAEDPVVVAIAEAHGRTPAQVALRWLIQKGNVIAIPKSSHRERLVENLNVVDFTLTADEVTAIDGLSRDDGRIVDPDFAPSWDD
- a CDS encoding isovaleryl-CoA dehydrogenase: MPANDIPTLDFDLGETADMLRDSLRSFSEDRIAPIAGEIDRTNEFPRHLWPEMGALGLHGITVEEDYGGAGLGYLEHCIAMEEVSRASASVGLSYGAHSNLCVNQIRRNGTEDQKRRYLPKLISGEHVGALAMSEPGAGSDVVSMRTKAEKRGERYVLNGSKMWITNGPVADTLVVYAKTDPEAGPRGITAFLVEKDFAGFSTAQKLDKLGMRGSDTCELVFEDCEVPEENVLGTVNRGVAVLMSGLDYERAVLAAGPLGIMQAALDVVVPYLHERKQFGQPIGTFQLMQGKLADMYVTANACRAYVYAVARACDRGKTTREDAAGAILYAAEKATQIALDAIQCLGGNGYINDYATGRLLRDAKLYEIGAGTSEIRRMLIGRELFERTR
- a CDS encoding ATP-dependent Clp protease proteolytic subunit, which translates into the protein MIDRPNSRPFHLDDEDEDEEEKTKTPQSLQVDKHLFEARTVLITGQITQELARDVSTRLMALAHVNSDPITVVVSSPGGHVESGDMIHDTIRFIAPKVRMLGMGWVASAGALIFVAADKENRFCTPNTRFLLHQPSGGAGGPATDIEIQAREILKMRDRLNKIFSDATGQPVERIEKDTDRDYWMSPEEAIEYGLVSKVVNSQSELD
- a CDS encoding GNAT family N-acetyltransferase, whose product is MSDFSFRPLTPDKFDDLVDLFGPERGASGGCWCMWWRVPTKTFNEMAREERRAAFEAAVGEGPTGVLAYDGDTAIGWCAVGPRSSLPKLNRSRVAATLDDPDGVWMINCFFVRKAYRGDGLMGRLIAAAVDYARGEGARALEACPVDPQRELQWGEGFIGIASQFAAAGFAEVARRSPTRPLMRLDF